From a single Lolium rigidum isolate FL_2022 chromosome 7, APGP_CSIRO_Lrig_0.1, whole genome shotgun sequence genomic region:
- the LOC124677226 gene encoding uncharacterized protein LOC124677226 — MPTRPSFAVFLINMKTYNRIWKCLRMEAERQNKSSTGVVDLVWQYKRRVLDASSSGSPISQCFTHRSIDGLGLEKFNLNDSQLNAVTDCVSAIENHSPSLKLIWGPPGTGKTKTISTILWAMLIKGVKTLTCAPTNTAVLEVASRIVRLVGESSDGSLCFLNDIVLFGNKERMKIDDRHDLSMVFLDTRAERLLPCFVPHTGWRHCLCSVIDLLENPVTKYKLHIEKIIEEMKREKEISEKDGDKPLRCKDRKSLPPRYPLRSNPNSKDHLVAPLSVFRKTIHNRPEDEEEECHKEGLYDSEAMMEAFRILPFKDYLKDSYTKLSKDLCCCIEILYTDHPRNSETGQSFQCMLEVLELIEILHDLINCYWDSDDIWSDKLLEGKVDEDCKPLSWPEKLACVRTNTCKKSKFKLARSLCVQELRYLHKNFELPNYYSGKQIQLYLLQRTKCILCTVSSSFRLYGVPMDRSTTDIGQLLKKPEKSNLLELLIVDEAAQLKECETLIPLQLPGIKQAVFIGDEYQLPALVKSKISDNANFGRSVFERLSMLGYSKHLLNVQYRMHPKISKFPVVTFYDGKISDGPNVTTKSYERRFLASKIFGSYSFINVDGGHETTEMHGRSLKNTIEAAAVSRIVQRLCKESVSTGIKISVGVVSPYNAQVRAIHEKLGKSYNKYDGFSVKVKSVDGFQGAEEDIIIISTVRSNKAGSVGFLTNMQRTNVALTRAKHCLWIVGNGTTLSNSRSVWQKIVTDAHHRGCYFDASEDKDLSNAVIKAVVELDDAENLVKMDSLHISRPRFQNSTPGNRW, encoded by the exons ATGCCTACAAGGCCATCATTTGCTGTTTTTCTCATAAATATGAAGACTTACAACCGTATATGGAAGTGCCTTCGTATGGAAGCGGAACGCCAGAACAAGAGTAGTACTGGCGTCGTCGATCTGGTGTGGCAATACAAGCGAAGG GTATTGGATGCTAGCTCGTCAGGCTCCCCGATATCTCAATGCTTCACTCATAGATCAATTGATGGTCTTGGCCTTGAGAAGTTCAACCTAAATGATTCACAGCTGAATGCAGTAACAGACTGTGTCTCAGCAATTGAGAACCATTCGCCTTCCCTAAAACTTATATGGGGTCCCCCTGGGACAGGTAAAACAAAAACCATTAGTACTATCCTGTGGGCAATGCTCATCAAGGGAGTAAAGACACTTACCTGTGCACCAACCAATACTGCCGTACTGGAAGTTGCATCTCGAATTGTCAGGCTTGTTGGAGAGTCATCAGATGGCAGCCTCTGCTTTCTGAATGATATTGTCCTGTTTGGAAATAAAGAGAGGATGAAAATAGATGATCGTCATGATCTTTCCATGGTTTTCCTTGACACGCGTGCAGAGCGGTTGTTGCCATGTTTCGTACCACATACTGGTTGGAGGCATTGCTTGTGCTCAGTGATAGATCTTCTTGAGAATCCTGTTACCAAGTACAAATTGCACATTGAAAAAATTATTGAGGAAATGAAGAGGGAAAAAGAAATATCTGAAAAGGATGGGGACAAACCCCTCCGGTGCAAGGACAGGAAATCTTTGCCCCCACGTTATCCTTTACGTTCCAATCCCAACTCCAAAGATCATCTGGTAGCACCTCTCTCAGTGTTCCGCAAGACAATACATAACAGGCctgaagacgaggaagaagagtgccatAAAGAAGGATTATATGATTCTGAAGCTATGATGGAAGCATTCAGAATACTGCCGTTCAAGGATTATTTGAAAGATAGCTACACCAAACTATCAAAGGATTTGTGTTGTTGCATTGAGATACTGTACACCGATCATCCAAGAAATTCAGAAACAGGACAGAGCTTTCAGTGTATGCTGGAAGTGCTTGAATTGATAGAAATCCTGCACGATTTGATAAATTGTTACTGGGATAGTGATGATATATGGTCAGATAAACTTCTCGAGGGCAAGGTAGACGAGGATTGTAAACCTCTTTCCTGGCCTGAGAAGCTAGCCTGTGTGCGGACTAATACATGCAAGAAATCGAAGTTCAAGCTGGCCAGATCCCTGTGTGTTCAAGAGCTAAGATATCTTCACAAAAACTTTGAGCTTCCAAATTATTACAGCGGGAAACAAATTCAGCTGTATCTGCTGCAGAGAACAAAATGCATTCTCTGTACAGTTTCCAGCTCTTTCAGGTTGTACGGTGTGCCGATGGATAGATCTACTACTGATATTGGCCAATTACTAAAGAAGCCTGAAAAGTCAAATCTTCTAGAGTTGCTGATTGTCGATGAAGCTGCACAGCTCAAAGAGTGTGAGACGTTAATTCCTTTGCAGCTGCCTGGCATAAAGCAGGCTGTTTTTATTGGAGACGAGTATCAGTTACCTGCTCTGGTGAAAAGCAAA ATATCTGACAATGCTAACTTCGGGCGAAGTGTTTTTGAGAGGCTTAGTATGCTGGGCTATAGTAAGCACCTTCTCAATGTGCAATACAGGATGCATCCAAAAATAAGCAAATTTCCAGTTGTCACATTTTACGATGGCAAGATATCTGACGGTCCAAATGTCACTACTAAGAGCTATGAAAGGAGGTTCTTAGCAAGCAAAATCTTTGGGTCATACTCATTCATAAATGTAGATGGAGGACATGAAACAACTGAGATGCATGGGCGTAGCCTGAAAAACACAATTGAAGCTGCTGCAGTTTCACGGATAGTGCAGAGGTTGTGCAAAG AGTCAGTCTCTACAGGAATCAAGATCTCTGTTGGTGTTGTGTCCCCATATAATGCTCAAGTTAGAGCAATCCATGAAAAACTCGGGAAATCCTACAATAAGTATGATGGTTTCTCTGTGAAAGTGAAATCTGTGGATGGTTTCCAAGGTGCCGAGGAAGATATTATTATCATATCAACAGTGAGGAGCAACAAAGCTGGTTCTGTTGGATTTCTCACAAACATGCAGAGGACCAATGTAGCTCTTACAAGGGCTAA GCACTGTTTATGGATAGTAGGAAATGGGACGACTTTGTCCAACAGCAGGTCTGTTTGGCAGAAGATAGTCACAGATGCCCACCATCGAGGTTGCTATTTTGACGCTAGCGAAGACAAAGATCTGTCAAATGCAGTAATCAAGGCTGTCGTTGAGCTTGACGATGCTGAGAATTTAGTGAAGATGGACTCGCTGCATATAAGCAGGCCAAGGTTTCAG AACTCAACGCCTGGAAACCGTTGGTGA